The following coding sequences lie in one Anomaloglossus baeobatrachus isolate aAnoBae1 chromosome 7, aAnoBae1.hap1, whole genome shotgun sequence genomic window:
- the LOC142245303 gene encoding uncharacterized protein LOC142245303: MLFRLFLLLIVLLALVEPAPIGHRRNHSGAQNRIHAGIKKHLRYGPCSVTCGIGTREVYLNRGCQENNMDKCFLRFEKCIGPARCGLDDINSPNISHDKVMWIVPAAGALFVFAISIVVICSLHYKCLLKNKTMKDTEMDADDIRESDPNLNGKHEDYISITIDDSPQGTMDDQRDVFTGSKISVPGPPDNISPGEEVVTSSNRNHEVVITFPNENVHHEPLAEEGDVLQETKINTAEPSDAILTISLNGNVVTPSEGELEICGLELKKSITKPDLDDYKRKPPSILKGRNQVKNQNKGKRVTFQESDNQYVYIYDSESSQPGRLMRYFRDEKSRVESH; this comes from the exons ATGCTGTTTAGGCTATTTCTATTATTGATTGTGCTATTAGCACTCGTGGAACCTGCTCCCATCGGTCACCGCAGGAACCATTCAGGAGCGCAGAACAGGATCCATGCCG GTATCAAAAAACACCTGCGCTATGGTCCGTGCTCAGTAACATGCG GCATTGGCACCAGGGAGGTGTATCTCAACCGCGGATGCCAAGAAAATAATATGGACAAATGTTTTCTCCGCTTCGAAAAGTGCATAGGACCCGCGAGATGTGGAT TGGATGACATCAACTCTCCAAATATCTCTCATGATAAGGTCATGTGGATTGTTCCAGCTGCTGGCGCACTTTTTGTCTTTGCAATATCAATTGTTGTCATCTGTAGCCTTCACTATAA ATGTCTGCTAAAAAACAAGACTATGAAGGACACAGAAATGGATGCTGACGACATTAGAGAGAGCGACCCAAACTTAAATG GAAAACATGAGGACTACATATCAATTACAATTGATGATTCTCCTCAAGGAACTATGGATGATCAGAGAGACGTCTTCACAGGCAGCAAGATCTCTGTGCCTGGCccccctgataatatcagccccggtGAGGAAGTGGTCACCTCCTCTAACA GAAATCATGAGGTCGTAATAACTTTCCCAAATGAGAATGTTCATCATGAACCTTTGGCTGAAGAGGGAGACGTCCTCCAGGAAACCAAGATCAACACGGCTGAACCCAGTGATGCAATACTCACCATCAGCCTTAATGGGAATGTGGTCACCCCCTCTGAGG GAGAACTTGAGATTTGTGGACTGGAGCTGAAAAAGTCCATAACTAAGCCGGACTTAGATGATTACAAACGGAAACCTCCATCCATTCTAAAAGGAAGAAATCAAGTTAAAAATCAAAACAAAGGGAAGAGAGTTACTTTTCAAGAATCAGATAATCAATATGTTTATATATATGATTCTGAGTCCTCACAACCTGGACGTCTGATGAGATATTTCCGAGACG AAAAATCAAGAGTGGAGTCACACTGA